The Candidatus Scalindua japonica DNA segment GACTTGTCTCTTTTAATCGGGCAGCATGATTTGAATAGCGAATTTAATATTACTGAGTACGGAATGCTTTTTTTACACTCTTCTTTCGGTTTTAATAATGAGATTTCAAATAATATTCCGGTCTCTAATTTTCCGGTAGCCGCTTTTGGTTTCAGAGTGAAGTGGGAACCCACTGAATACTTCTATTTTATGGCAGAAATATCAGATGGTGATCCGGGAAAGAACAATAGTGGGTTTGACTGGACACTTGACAGCAAAGAGGGTTTTCTAAACTTTTTTGAATTAGGATATCATTTTGGTGATCAGGAAGTGAGTCGGACCATGCCCGGAACGTATAAGTTTGGAGGGTGGTACCATACCGATGAATTTGATGATATTCGTGACACTGATGAAAATGATAATCCTCTGGAGCACGATGGCAATTACGGGATCTATTTTATTGCTGACCAGATGCTTCTCCCGGGAGAAGGAGACACCGGATTGGGTGCCTTCTTCCAGCTCGGAGGAGTACCTGATGACCGTAACCAGGTGGATTTTTATGTTGGGGGTGGTGTTCATTACAAAGGGATCATCCCTTCCAGAGAGGATGATATGCTTGGTCTGGCAGTTGCGCATGCATCCATAAGCGAAGATTTAAGAGATATTGAAAAGATGGACCGTCACGAAACTGCTGTAGAGTTGACCTACAGGGCACAGGTTTTACCCTGGCTTGCCATACAACCGGGAGTGCAGACTATCTTTAATCCTGGGGCAGATTCTTCACTGGATAATGCCGTTGTATCAATAATGAGGTTTCAGATAAATTTCTGATCCTGCTTTTATTATCGTAACTTCACTCCAATCTGGTTTAAACCCTTTATCAACTGAATCTTTCAAAAGCCCTGATCACTTCTCCACATGCAAACAGGCTGTGTCACAATTATTTTTTGGTTATGTAGCTATTCTGCAAATTGATATAATATGCATCGGTTGACTTGGAATTGGTATCAAGATAAAATAGTAAATCGGAAGACTTGTCAGGAGTGTAAGCATTTTGGTGTATGTATAACCAGTATGAACGGAATGACAATAAAGAGGTTGGTAAATGAGAAGTTAAAAGAGCCATAATTGGTTGTAAAAAAGTGATTACCAAGCGCTAAAACAAAAAATAGTTTCTCTTTTGCTTTAAAATAGGTTGGGTTATAAATTTCAATTGTGAAACAACCTGTTAGTTACGGTCAGAGCAAACGAATATGTATTGCCGGGATCCTTGCCATGGAGCCGGAGATAATAATATTATACGAATCAATCAACGGCCTTGGCCCTGACGGTGGAAAACCGTAATGAGAATTCTCAACGATCTGAATAATGAAACGTAGTGTTTCGATATTTCTGGTACTTTCCGTTATAAGCTTTGCAGCAACGCTTTTGCCTAAATACATCGATCAAAATAAATTCTTACGAGGAATAAAAAGTGTTAGCTCGGAACAGAAACAGGAAGCTAAAAGAGGATCAAGCGCTTACAGCTACAGAAACGATTCGATACTTCCGTTTTTGAGAAGAGAAGTTGAAGAGATTGAGAGATTTAAGGATAGTCTGGGAAGTGAATCAGAGGTAGATCTGGGTTCACAATCAGAAATCGTTAAAGAGATGATATTGGTTTATTCTGAATATGAAAATGCTATGGTTAAGGTTTTTACCGCTTTAGAGTTCAACACCATAAAAAACCGTCAAGATATTGGCAGGTTTATGGAGAGTGCGAAGCAGGCTGAAGTGACGGCTAATAGAGTGAATCGGCTAAACAAAGAGTTGGGAACAAAACTCAAAGAGCCTCTTAACAGGAGCGGAGTGCCGCCTTCCGATACCGATTCAATTATGCGAGGTTTTTATCGAACCGAAGATATAGAGAGAAGAGGCGAGCTATATAAAATGAATGCGGAGGTTATGGAAAAAGCCCATTTCGTTCTGCAGGTTCTGGAAAAAGAGTGGGGTGCATGGGAGTACAACATGAAAAAGGGGGGTGTATATTTTGAATCTAAGAGAGCCGTTTTAGAATTCAATAGCACCATGGAACAGATTGGAGTTCTTGTGCGGAAGATTAAGGAGTTACAGCTTACGATTCTAGAAACCCAGTCAGGTAAAAATGGATAGTACCTTTGGCGTATAATTACTTTAAATAAAATAACAAAATATTTTTACATTTTCCCCAGTATAACAATAGTCTTACAATTTTACTCTTGCTTAACAGGCTGTCCGAAAATAACCAAAAACACCTTTTTTGTCATTCTGGATTTATTTCAGAATCTAGAATGAGAAATTAAATTTCACCTCCTATGTGTTTAATTTATAAGTTATGGGAATTACAATTCTTACTTCAACCGGTGGTGGAGGAAATGGAGAAGCCTTTCTGACAGCTTGTTCAGCATTATCATCCAGGGTTGAGAAACCTGAACTTTTATTTACCTTAATACCTTTTACACTCCCGTCCAGGCAGACAATGAATGATAGTATGACATCACCTTCCATAGACATCTTTCGCGCTTTGTAAGGATATGATATATTTATACGAATTATTTTGTTTATGTAATCAAAATGTTCCTTGATATATCGGTTTTCAGAACTCTGATTTAATTCATGCTGCATTCTATCTGATTTTGAAATCCCTCCTGATTGTCCAGCATTTACAACACTTTTTGATTCATGCGTGGTTTCTGTAACAGCGTGCTTAACTTTTTCTGTTACCTCAACAGCCTTTGCAGGTACTCTTTTTTTCGTCTTGACTACCCTCTCCTGTTTGACATTGTCAGGCACTGGCAACTCTTCTTTTATCACAACATTCGCTTTAATCTCTTTGGAATCTTGAGTGGCCGTATTTTTTTTCTGTATTTGCGGTTGTTTAGTATTGATCTCCTTTTGGGTTTTAAAGTATTCAGCGCTATAAGTTATTTCCTGCTTTTCCTGTTCTACCAGTTCTTCTTCCACCTTGTTTTTGGTTTCCTGTTTAACCATGGCAGGGATTGATGCCTGGTTTTTTATAGCCTCTGCCGTTTCCATGCTGTTCTTATCGATCTCTTGTTCACCTGTTTTTATGATATTTGTTACATTAAACTCCAGGATCGCTTTCATGTTCTGCTGTGCGACCGGTTTCTTAATATAAAAGGCCAGGGCCACAAGCATAATATGAAAGAAAATAGAGATAGCCAATCCTGGTTTATGGTAATTCATTTGTTTCCTTTTTTTGGACTGATAATAAGTATACAAATCAGGTTTCTATTGCGACAAAAGATAATCCTTCGACTCCCCGCCCGCGCAACATCCGACGGGGAGTCGAAGTGAAATCAACATTAAATTTTCTATACATAAAACAATAATGTTAAGCTGTTTTTTTCGCATCCTCATTTCAATACTTCTGTCTGCAGGGTCACTTTTTCAAAACCGGTATTTTTAACGGTATCAAGCACGTCCACAAATACCTGTAAGACAATATTTTTATCAGCTCTTATTGTCACTGGTGTTGCTTTGTCAAATGAGTTGATAGATTCTTTAAGGCCGTTTAAATCTACCGGTTTGGAGTTCAAGTATATTCTTTCTTCTCTATCTATCTCTACGATCAGCGATTCTATAGACTCCGACTGTTTTTCTGATGCTCCCGGCAGTTGTATAGGCAACAGTTCGGCCTTTATAAAAGTAGACGTAGTAAGGA contains these protein-coding regions:
- a CDS encoding ExbD/TolR family protein; translated protein: MMEDEEFNSINIIPFVDIMLVLLTIVLTTSTFIKAELLPIQLPGASEKQSESIESLIVEIDREERIYLNSKPVDLNGLKESINSFDKATPVTIRADKNIVLQVFVDVLDTVKNTGFEKVTLQTEVLK
- a CDS encoding cell envelope integrity protein TolA encodes the protein MNYHKPGLAISIFFHIMLVALAFYIKKPVAQQNMKAILEFNVTNIIKTGEQEIDKNSMETAEAIKNQASIPAMVKQETKNKVEEELVEQEKQEITYSAEYFKTQKEINTKQPQIQKKNTATQDSKEIKANVVIKEELPVPDNVKQERVVKTKKRVPAKAVEVTEKVKHAVTETTHESKSVVNAGQSGGISKSDRMQHELNQSSENRYIKEHFDYINKIIRINISYPYKARKMSMEGDVILSFIVCLDGSVKGIKVNKSSGFSTLDDNAEQAVRKASPFPPPPVEVRIVIPITYKLNT
- a CDS encoding carbohydrate porin, whose translation is MKYAFRLLHIFLIVFFLNSTFFLVVDGRIGKYVCAEEREPADEAFYRIHPPYTFDPRFFEHEHLFDLRRRNTLVDKGLSFDLVYTADFVTNHSGGLKKAGADIDTTISYLANTDLAIELDMEKAGFWKGGIFHAHFFDHHGAKPSEDYIGDLQVVDNFESNKVTKLYEFWYKHAFELFGTDLSLLIGQHDLNSEFNITEYGMLFLHSSFGFNNEISNNIPVSNFPVAAFGFRVKWEPTEYFYFMAEISDGDPGKNNSGFDWTLDSKEGFLNFFELGYHFGDQEVSRTMPGTYKFGGWYHTDEFDDIRDTDENDNPLEHDGNYGIYFIADQMLLPGEGDTGLGAFFQLGGVPDDRNQVDFYVGGGVHYKGIIPSREDDMLGLAVAHASISEDLRDIEKMDRHETAVELTYRAQVLPWLAIQPGVQTIFNPGADSSLDNAVVSIMRFQINF